Genomic window (Drosophila willistoni isolate 14030-0811.24 chromosome 2L unlocalized genomic scaffold, UCI_dwil_1.1 Seg196, whole genome shotgun sequence):
AATATCAACACAATCGGGCAGTGAGTTGGTCCCGACTTTCGAATCACATAATGAGTATGTGAACACCTTGAATTACATGGTCTCGGAAAAGGGCAGGATATCAACGTCATCGTCAACGGGATCGTCGCCAGTGAACGACGACGATAAGACGCCCACAAATAAAGCTGCTCCTGGGACACCTTTTCTTTTCGAGGGTCATCCGTTCGGTCAACGCAAACTAACTCTGCCGAGGCAGCAGAGCATCAAATTGATTGAAATGGAGCAACTGGCGGCAACTGCAACGCAGCTGCAACACGCTCAACCTGCCACACCGGCCACCCCAACGATTAGGGCCAAGGAATTTGTGGTGGCCAGTGAACCTCTAAGTCCTGTGGATATAACCGATACCattaattttgatttggtGGCCCAGCATATAGAGCAGTTGACTCTGGCCGATCTGGGTGCAGATGAACCGCATAATTTGGAACTAATCGAGGCTATTAACAAGCCTCTGATTAGCAAGCCGCTGGTGAGAAGTTCTTCGGCTGCTTGTGCCTCTTCTCCGCTCCGAACGTATGCCCGCACCAAGAGCCTTAATGTGAAGGCCAACACTTTGGGTGGCGGTGTCCCACTTAAACTGCCAACGGCTGAACAATTGGCCGAGTTGGAAGAGGCCAACAAATTGTCAGCCGAGAGTCTAGATCGCTTGACTGATATCAAACCAAAGTCGTCTGCCCGACTCTGTGAGTTGGCACGCCCTTACAATCGTCCATTGTCCTCCTCCTCAATCTGTTCCACCTCCTCATCATCGAGCTCTGGCTCGGATCAGTTGCTCAATGGCAAACTGACTACCTCATATCTGGCCAGCATGGAGAGTCTGGCTGAGAGTGAGAATGGTCTTGGGGATCCACATCATCCGCATATAGTCACCATGAGTGTCCTAGAGAGAGCCTCTCTAGAAATTCTCGACTCGGAGCGAAGTTATGTCGAGGATTTGGGTCAAGTCATCAGAGGGTGAGTCATAGAACACTGAACCGAAGGAACTTCTTTCGACCGTGTTTCTTCTCTTTTTAGTTACCTACTCGATTGGAAAGAACGTGCCTGTTTGCGTACAGACGAATTGCAAATACTCTTTGCCAACATAGAAGAGATTTACGAATTCAATTCAATACTATTGCAACAGCTCATGAACTCGGGAATGGAACCGGGAAAGATAGCCAAATGTTTTATCGATCTACGCGAACGTTTTGATGTGTACACAACCTACTGGTGAGTAGTGAATTTAAGGCATATTTAGGGCGGTAAAATGGGTGGGAGTGGTTTGTAATTCCATTCTACCTTATCTTAAAGTTTGATAACTTTAGCCTTTAAGCTCTTAAAGAACAACCATTTTGATAGGCTGAAATTTCATCGGCTAATTCTTCCTTCTTAGGTCTTTTCGCTTGATAAGTTCGGACCTGAAAGGTCTCAGACCATTTTAAGATTTCTACTGCCAAACAGCAAATTTGTATGCATTAATATCTCGTTAAGAGAAAGATTCTCTAGTAAAGTGTTTATTCATCTTAAATTTCGATAGCTTTACACAAATTTTAAGCACTATGTTAAACActtttgagttttattttcAAGTGAAATCACTGTTTTTTGTGGCCATCGCTAAGTGGCTTGGCATGGCGTGTATAGAGAGCTTCATCTCTGATATTGCAACAACAAGAGTATGGCCAAGAACGAACGGTAACAGCCACCAAAATGATCTCGATTGTCAGTTGGCCAGCAGCGTCACACGAACAAGCCAACGAATGAACGTtgtggggtttttttttttttttttgactctTTACCAGTCCAGGCACGCTATGTTCCATTTAAACGCTGCTGTCATTGCCAATTTAAAGCCAAACtgttgtctgtgtgtgcgCGCGCTCTAAAGTTGATGGCTGTAGTTTGATTTGTCGCCCTGCCTGACATAGCAAcatacatcatcatcatcatcatcatcgtcgtccgCATCCTCATCTTGAGCAGCGCATTTCCACTCCCAAACCTTAAACCCCTAACTGCAACCCAAACCCACTCCCACTGCATTGAGACtgattttaaattcaaattttccgCTTGTCCGCCGTGATGAAGACCTCAACTTTAGTCATAAATCTTCATgtttattgtgtgtgtgtatgtcatacatatatgggaatgtatatttttttttgggcttaTTGCAGTACAAGCTACCCGGAAGCCATTTCACTGTTGACCAAACTGCTGCAGGCAACGCACACGAATGCGTTATTGGCCTCCACGCAGAAGCTGTTGCAACATCGTCTGCCCCTTGGCTCGTATCTGCTGAAGCCAGTGCAGCGCATCTTGAAGTATCATCTGCTGCTCGACGTAAGTACCAGAGTCGAACCTTCAAGCCTGACAGCGGGCTGCCACTCTATATTGgcctttcttctttttctttatcgaCAGAGCCTACGTAAGCATTGCGATGTCAAGGAGGTGGCCGAGGCGTATGCCATAATGCGTCAGGTGGCCCACAATATTGACCAAGTGAAACGTAAACAAGAGCAACAAAGTCGTGTTAAGGAACTGTCGGGCATCTTGGATGGTTGGCTTGGACCAGGTTAGTCTTAATTTTCTTAAGTATCAATCAATCCCACTTAATCCCACTTGTTGATTTTCCCAGAGTTGACCGTTTTGGGTGAACTACGTCAAGAGGGTCTACTGATGGAGACGCATAATAAACCACGTTTGGTCCTACTTTTTGCCACCATGTTGATCATAACCAAGCAAAAGGAAGACGGCCGTTTGCAGTTCAAGACATACATCCATGTAAGTTTTAGCCGACTATATGACTTTCCATTTGAAAGTGCCGCTAAGGGGTTTTCGCTCTGTCTATGCAGCAAAACAATCTGATGCTGAGCGAACATTTGCCTGGGGAGCCAACCAGCTTCTATGTTATACCCTTCGATGAGCCGCGCAATCAAATCAAGCTGACAGCCAGAAATCGTGACCTGAAGCGTGTCTGGACGCAGCACATTAAAAGTGTCATGCTGGAGAAGCTTGACATACCCATGCGAGCCAAGGAGCTTGTCTATCAGCTGGGCAACGAGGAAGGTGAGAGAGATCTTTAGTTATTATGGAACACAAAACTCTCTGTGTCTCTCcgtctatctgtctgtctctctgtttGTCTCTATGTGTTGTAtgttgtactttttttttgctgttgtgtTTTGTTGAGTTGTTTGTTGGGCCAAAAGCACTTGGCGCGCCATATGATGAAGTAGTTACAGTTATGCACATGCGGGTACACTGAAAAAAATCAACGACTTTCTTAATAATTTCATATGAAGTAACTAATATGAAGTTATACTTGACTTAACTAGATTTAAAATTAACAGAAAGTAAAATATGTAAACATCAAAAAGACTTTCAGCAGCTTGTGTatgtttttcaattaaattgacttgtaattctcaactggTTTAAGCTTCAAGTATGCTAGTTAGGATTTTCTTAGCTAGACGTTTTTCAAAAACTGATATTAATGAGAAAACGTATTACAGATTGTAGtaaagtttttctttatttgtttttataattgcTTCTTACCGATCGCCTACCTTTTATTTAGAATTCTAAACACTTTTATGACAGTTTAGTTTCTTCAAGTGTATTTACTTACTTCACACGCCGCTGAAGCAACCTGAAGTCTCAAGTGACATAACCAAGTGGTAGTCGTTAGCCAAAGCTAGCTAAGATTTGTGAGTTGTTAGTCAAggaaaatgaatgaaaaataaaaaaccgaAACTCAACTTTTACCCGAAAAAATCGTGCCAAATGTGTCGACGCCTCTGCGGCAAAATGATTTATATAGCCAGTGTACTTATGtacatgatgatgatggtgaaaattttaattgcaaatattGTAGATTTTGTGCACAACTGTACCCCGTCATGTGTTGCTTCCCCCTGCCTTtcctcaacaacaacaataatttgtgtatttttccttttttctgactcccactctctctattacttttttttttttggtgtttggtgtgtgttttatttcaaataattaCTAACTAATTTAATTTGCTATTTTATTATCTATCTAAATGATATCTAACTACCATATGTTTACCGTTGTAGTACTACCAGTGACGCATTCTAAAACTAAATACcccaaaacaaagaaaagaaaaaactttgattAGTTTTGTAAGGCGTTCTAAGGCTAATAAACCACCAGAGACTGATCTAAGcgctacaaaaacaaaataaaaccaagaacccccaaaaaacaaaatatgctactttaatttatttccaaaattgttaaccaaaaaaaaaaaacaaaaactgaaataaTACTTTCTAATCGTATTATGTAGACGTATTATGTATTATGTAGTTGAACCAATTATTTCTGGGTATACGAGAGCCTAGTAAGTATTTCTTTAATTGGCTTATAACTTTTTCCTATTTGTTGGGTTCAATGTGTTGCATGTGTTGGCATTTGTTGATCTTAGGCATAATACAAAttcgaaaaatatttaatactaACACTCATTGCAAGAATTCGAACTACTAATACCAGTCATTGTTGGTTAAATTGAATGATTTGCATGCCAGCGCCAAGCTAAAGGACCAGCTCCTGGTTGCTAAAGCTTAGAATGTTTTCCAACACTCACACTCCCCCTCACACTTTTTCGCAACTCAGACACGCTTCGCTCAAAAGGCTGCTCTGGGGTGTAAATTAAGCGAAATTTactccctaaagtatgcatTAGATAGCTGAAAAGCAGACTTTTTAATAACTGTTGCACACTTTAGGGAGCAAATTAATCTAATTTCACCTCTTTGTACACGCCACAGGCTTCGCTGCACTTTCATTCGCTTTGTATTTGAGAATTAATCcgtttttaattgttgttaaAAATTCTCACAGATCGTACACCAGATCGCAGCACTTGGAAATGGAGTCTTCATTCTAGCAGCAATTCGACTCCAACTTATTTAGAGCGACGCAATGCCTGTCGTCGCAGTGAGATACGTCAACGGAATTCCAAATTTAAGCGCAAAACTGTCACGAATTCCACATCCTTCGACAGTTTCAATGAATCGCTCGAGTCACAGGACCCTCAAACGCCACCAAAACCAACGAAACCTTTGTCACGTAATAACAGTTTGGATGACACTGCCCTGCAGAAGTTGGCAGCTGCCATGCGTTATAGAACTAGCAAGAGACCCGAGGAGGCAACCATTAAGCAGGAACCAGAGAAGGAGTCCTGCAAATGcaatcaacaacaagagcaGGAGGAGTGTTCTTGCATCTTGAGAGATCAGCGCAATGGACGCTCTAAAACCCAATCACCTGTCTTCAGTTACAAGGCATTGAAGGAGCGCAGTAAATCAGTGCCTCGCATAGGTGGCTTCGGTTTGGACGAGGAACCCGAGCAGGGCGATGATGGCGATGCTGCCTCTCTGCGTGGCAGCAAACCCGATCTCAGTGAACGCAAGACCAAAGGCAAGGGTTTCTTTGAGGTCAAGCAATACAATCACAAGACCATGCCCAAGCGAATAGCCACACTGAAGAAACAACGTCATAGCACTAAACCCAAGGAGAGTTCATCTAAATTCTATATGGATCTCAGTGAATTTGATAGCACAGTGCTAAAGATAACCGAATCGAGTGAGGAATTGCGTGCCGAACAGGAAGTCGAAGTGGCTGAAGAGGCCAAAGAGTTGAACAATGACGAGAGGGGCGACTATTATTGCACAGCCGAAGAGTCACGGTCATTAACCTCGGCTGAGAAGTCCAAACGGGATGCTCAAATTGTATTGGATTTGCTTAAGAATCAAAAGGAATTCGAACGCATCTATAATAAACAACAGAAGCGACGTGAGAGTGCCACAAGTCCCACTAGTCCCAGTCAGGAGAAGCCACCGTTGCCACCGCCACGTCCACCCTCACGTTCACCACCTCCGCTGGAGCTACCCGATCCTGAGCAGGCTCGGAAGGATCAAGTGGTGGAAGAGGAACCCATCTATGAGACTTTGTTGCGTAATGTCCATGTGCCATATAAATTTTCACCAGTGCTGGGACGTTCCAAGACGGCTCAGCTTTTGAAGAAACGAGCCAAGTCATCGGTATTGCCCACCACCAGACCTGAATCGGACTATGTCACCTTGGTCTACTCACCTGAGGGAGTACTTCAGCGTGTGGGCGAGGATTTGGTGCAGCGTGAGAGCTGCAGCTCTGATTCCACTAGTTCCAGTTCAACCCTCAAACGCGATAGTCAAAGTACAGTCATCAATTTGGCCTTGGACGGTGTGGATTCAtcgtcaacaacaacatcggCATCATCCCGTACTACCATACCAAAGAACCTAATGAAACGTCTGCTTAACAATAGCAATCCGGAAACTGAACGCGAGGTATCCAACTCGGAGAGCTCCTTGCTGCCAAGAGCTCTGCGTTCCATTGACAATCTAACCATGGCATTTGGTAGATCGACCAATCGTCCGCCCGAGAGACGTGTCTCCGATGTCAGTGAGATGTGTCGTCAGTCGATATTACATCGCCAAGGCAGTCAGGCGGTGGGTGAACGCATGGCCCATGTGGACTATGCCGATCCCAAGACCCTATTCACCATCATGGCCATGGCCAGTTCGGAACGGGATTCGGTCTTCTCGCTGACATCGTCCTCAAGCGACAGCATGTGTGAGCATCATCCACGCAA
Coding sequences:
- the LOC6639896 gene encoding uncharacterized protein LOC6639896 isoform X1 — translated: MDIESDSDTSERWEDFFGSTTELAPSLLGIYDTLTNSLAGSLVAAPTVSASTSTSGQSTPKRSNSNTSTASSSSSHTSCTSSSCSVTSDEKSSSYTLVSGTGGGGQQSNTQSNVPLPLVVAGLRDEPDGAQLSRFSVVHRHQELGGSSSSLASSGSRRGNNIRVLSPNVQRIITHADAVPVDAVDLEALQQPQQQQRSPTPGRYIKSSPVNQSTSCGATKLKLSHIPLSKITGKISTQSGSELVPTFESHNEYVNTLNYMVSEKGRISTSSSTGSSPVNDDDKTPTNKAAPGTPFLFEGHPFGQRKLTLPRQQSIKLIEMEQLAATATQLQHAQPATPATPTIRAKEFVVASEPLSPVDITDTINFDLVAQHIEQLTLADLGADEPHNLELIEAINKPLISKPLVRSSSAACASSPLRTYARTKSLNVKANTLGGGVPLKLPTAEQLAELEEANKLSAESLDRLTDIKPKSSARLCELARPYNRPLSSSSICSTSSSSSSGSDQLLNGKLTTSYLASMESLAESENGLGDPHHPHIVTMSVLERASLEILDSERSYVEDLGQVIRGYLLDWKERACLRTDELQILFANIEEIYEFNSILLQQLMNSGMEPGKIAKCFIDLRERFDVYTTYCTSYPEAISLLTKLLQATHTNALLASTQKLLQHRLPLGSYLLKPVQRILKYHLLLDSLRKHCDVKEVAEAYAIMRQVAHNIDQVKRKQEQQSRVKELSGILDGWLGPELTVLGELRQEGLLMETHNKPRLVLLFATMLIITKQKEDGRLQFKTYIHQNNLMLSEHLPGEPTSFYVIPFDEPRNQIKLTARNRDLKRVWTQHIKSVMLEKLDIPMRAKELVYQLGNEEDRTPDRSTWKWSLHSSSNSTPTYLERRNACRRSEIRQRNSKFKRKTVTNSTSFDSFNESLESQDPQTPPKPTKPLSRNNSLDDTALQKLAAAMRYRTSKRPEEATIKQEPEKESCKCNQQQEQEECSCILRDQRNGRSKTQSPVFSYKALKERSKSVPRIGGFGLDEEPEQGDDGDAASLRGSKPDLSERKTKGKGFFEVKQYNHKTMPKRIATLKKQRHSTKPKESSSKFYMDLSEFDSTVLKITESSEELRAEQEVEVAEEAKELNNDERGDYYCTAEESRSLTSAEKSKRDAQIVLDLLKNQKEFERIYNKQQKRRESATSPTSPSQEKPPLPPPRPPSRSPPPLELPDPEQARKDQVVEEEPIYETLLRNVHVPYKFSPVLGRSKTAQLLKKRAKSSVLPTTRPESDYVTLVYSPEGVLQRVGEDLVQRESCSSDSTSSSSTLKRDSQSTVINLALDGVDSSSTTTSASSRTTIPKNLMKRLLNNSNPETEREVSNSESSLLPRALRSIDNLTMAFGRSTNRPPERRVSDVSEMCRQSILHRQGSQAVGERMAHVDYADPKTLFTIMAMASSERDSVFSLTSSSSDSMCEHHPRKRSVAELPTNFEYEQQVEDSLENDFRDSAIYSDDNNDLKRPSSPPPPPPHRPPQIAPKPQLRKSPDELPGRGNVIVCQAASRSWVLQQIENFNK
- the LOC6639896 gene encoding platelet binding protein GspB isoform X2, yielding MDIESDSDTSERWEDFFGSTTELAPSLLGIYDTLTNSLAGSLVAAPTVSASTSTSGQSTPKRSNSNTSTASSSSSHTSCTSSSCSVTSDEKSSSYTLVSGTGGGGQQSNTQSNVPLPLVVAGLRDEPDGAQLSRFSVVHRHQELGGSSSSLASSGSRRGNNIRVLSPNVQRIITHADAVPVDAVDLEALQQPQQQQRSPTPGRYIKSSPVNQSTSCGATKLKLSHIPLSKITGKISTQSGSELVPTFESHNEYVNTLNYMVSEKGRISTSSSTGSSPVNDDDKTPTNKAAPGTPFLFEGHPFGQRKLTLPRQQSIKLIEMEQLAATATQLQHAQPATPATPTIRAKEFVVASEPLSPVDITDTINFDLVAQHIEQLTLADLGADEPHNLELIEAINKPLISKPLVRSSSAACASSPLRTYARTKSLNVKANTLGGGVPLKLPTAEQLAELEEANKLSAESLDRLTDIKPKSSARLCELARPYNRPLSSSSICSTSSSSSSGSDQLLNGKLTTSYLASMESLAESENGLGDPHHPHIVTMSVLERASLEILDSERSYVEDLGQVIRGYLLDWKERACLRTDELQILFANIEEIYEFNSILLQQLMNSGMEPGKIAKCFIDLRERFDVYTTYCTSYPEAISLLTKLLQATHTNALLASTQKLLQHRLPLGSYLLKPVQRILKYHLLLDSLRKHCDVKEVAEAYAIMRQVAHNIDQVKRKQEQQSRVKELSGILDGWLGPELTVLGELRQEGLLMETHNKPRLVLLFATMLIITKQKEDGRLQFKTYIHQNNLMLSEHLPGEPTSFYVIPFDEPRNQIKLTARNRDLKRVWTQHIKSVMLEKLDIPMRAKELVYQLGNEEVLPVTHSKTKYPKTKKRKNFD